In the genome of Dromiciops gliroides isolate mDroGli1 chromosome 1, mDroGli1.pri, whole genome shotgun sequence, the window ctcccatCTTCAGGTCCATTATGCCACCAAGGTGCCCTATACCAACTCTACCACCctagtaaatatccctttataaaagcaAATTAACTCTGGCTGTCTTATAATCGATGGGAAACATATCAGATCAGGGTTTGTGAACATGCATAGTACCAGAAAACCCTCGACTTGTTAAGGTTCCCATAGAAGTAGTCATTGCTTTCTGTGGACCCAACCCATCAGCACAGTGCATGTTGGGAGAGTGACCCCACAGGAGCTgctacaaatgaatgaaaaaaaaatgccaatgcttactatgtgcctaggACTGTGCTCCacactggggattcaaatatAGAAGTGAAAACAGTGCTTGTCCCCAAGGAACTAACATTCTAAAGGGGAAGGCAATGCACAAAAGGGGAGTGATGGATAGCCAGCTAGGGTTTGGAAAACCACAGGGATGGCAAGTAGAACTGTTGGGGCATAGGATCTGATGGGACTCTCCCAATTTGAGCACATATCCCAAAAGATTTCTGGGGGCCCTGACACTTTTCAGCAACTCGTAGGTGACATGGTCTCCTTATTGAGTTTGGTCTAGTCTAGGTGATCTCATTGCGAGTGGGAAAATGCTGGAAGAGACCGAGAAACTGTTGAAGATTTTAGAGCAGCTACAGGTGGCCGGTCTAAGgctggcaactaggtggtgcagtgggtagcgttgggcctggagtcaggaagacttgagttcaaatccatcatcagacacttactagctgagtcatcctgggcaagtcccttaacctgtttgtttccttatctgtaaaatgggggaaataataacacctacctcccagggttgttatgcggctcaaatgagataatttaaaagtatgactgatacatagtaggcacttataataaatgcttttccttgtttattttttaattaaaatttttttttggtgaggcaattggggttaagtgacttgcccagggtcacacagttagtgtcaagtgtctgaggccggatttgaacccaggtctttctgaaccaccatgtcacctagctgtcctgcttttcctttttttttttaagcggtTGATCAACAAATATCCATTTTGCTTGGATCAAATCAATCAAATACTTGGATCCTATAGTAAGTCAGTAAGGAGCAAAATATTGACCTGTAAAGGCAGAAATGCTTGTTATCTGGTTGTGTCCAAAGACTTATTATGAATTGAACATATTTCCATGATTTGTGATTATCAAAGATTTACAAAAAAACTGTATTTTTCTTGTAAAGTCCCTTAATGATCATTTCCTTGGCCAGATCACTGGGAGAGGCCACCAGCATTGGGCAGAAGGGAAATTCAAACAGCATTCCTGACAGAATTTTCAGACTTAATGCACTGTCACCCTTCTGAGATACGACATGGGACCAGGCCTTAAAGGAACTAATGGTCTGCCATATACATGCCCCAGTCATGCCTTAGGTTGATCACAATAGGCCTTTTGTGTACCCTGATGCCCTCCCAGAGACCTGGAGGACTCTTGGAGGCAGTCTTGTACAGGAGAGAGATGGCAACCAGAATCTGGTTTATTTTCCAGTAGgggactgattgattgattgattgattgattgattgattgatcaccaGAGCCATTATCCCATCTGCAAGCTGGTGAAGTGGGCTGCCATTGAAAAGTTCCAACAATTTGTGCTTGGTATGAGCACAGAGACTAACTGATCTTCATTCTGATCAGCACATCCAGGTTGGATGGAACTAGCTGGGAGTGGGTCTTCCCCAACTATGAGTTCAGCAGATTCACTGTCCCACAGGCCCTGTGCCTCGGAGGACcaagtacctggcacacaggtAGATAAAACGTTTGAGCTCCTTGGACGTGCTAGGCATACTTTGGATTATGCTCTTCGGACAAATAAGATACGCCAATGGGGAAAATCACACAGAGGGAAGTTGGAGACCTGGGAGGGGTAGCTGTATGGGGGCAACATGCCTGGTAAGGAAGAGAAGTCCAGAGAGTGAGTctaagagggaggaagggaatccTGGGTCTGTTTTGAAATAGTGGTGTGGGCAAAGTAGCCACTGATCGGGAGAGTGGGGTCTCAGGGTAGAGGTCGGTCCAGTGACTGATAAGGAGGTGCAGAAATCCAGAGAGCGAGTCaaagcatagtaggtgctttctaaatgcttattgatctaTTGATTGATGAGAGAGAGTGATTTTCAAAGCTAAAAGCGAGCTGTAACTCCAAAGGAGCAGGGGCCCTGGCATAGGAAAGCACCCTAAGGGGGAGGCCTGAGCCTTCATACCCCATTGAACGAGGGTGACTGTCAGCGAGCCCAGTCGCAGGATGAGGTTCTAGGAGTAGTGATAATGGCCAAGAGGAAGCGATGCTACCACTAAGGGGAAATTAGGCTTGGCTCGTTGGCAGAAGTTGGGCCTTGTGAATGGGGTGCTGCAGGGGGAAAGGGGACAAGAAAAGTGTTAGGTAGGAGAAGACAATCCCAGTCCACAGCCATGAAACTGTACAGGATGATGGTGGATTCAGGGGCCAAGAGGCCACTCCAGCTCTGGTGTGGAGTAGGTTCTGCTGTTCCTGAATGTTAGGTAGTGCGTCTAAGAAGTCTGAGACCTGAGTCAGGTATGTTCAGAGAAAGATGCTGCAGACTCATTCACCCggagagcagcagcagcaacccTGAAACTTGTCAGCACAGAGCTCTTGTCTCtggaagggaatgggaagaaAGAACTTGAGCAGCAGTCTGGTGCTAAtggacttcttttttgtttgtttgtttagctgTGTGTCCATGACCCCATtggaaattttcttggcaaagatactggggtggcttgccatttacttctccagctcattttacagatgaggaaactgaggcaaacagggtgaagtgctttgcccagggtcacacagctagtgaagtgagattggatttgaactcatgaagatgagcctccctgactccaggcctggagccctatccactgcaccacctggccacTCACATGGGCCCCTTTATCAGGGTATATGCCATGGATTGACACTGAAGCGTGAAGATATCTTGAAACATAAttgggaatttttctttcttttttccagagcATTAAAGATTTTGGTCCCTGTGACTGATTTGGCTGCCATTAAGAGAAGTGGGATCAGCCCTCTTCATTGTGCAGCTGCTGGAGCACACCCACAATGCCTTGAGTTTCTCCTCCGAGTTGGGTTTGATGCTAATTTCATGCTTGATCAGAAAATTCGAAAACACTATGATGACCAAAGAAAGTCAGTCCTGTATTTTGCCGTGTCAAATGGTGATATCTCCTCAGTTAAACTTCTTTTGAATGCTGGGGCGCTGCCCAATCAAGACCCGGTCAACTGTCTCCAGATAGCCCTCAGAATGGGGAACTATGGCCTGGTCAGCCTGCTGCTCCGGCACGGAGCCAATGTCAATTATGTCTGTAGGGTGAATCCTTTGCATTTCCCATCAGCTCTGCAGTACACACTCAAAGACGAGGTCATGTTAAGGCTGCTGCTGAACTATGGGTATGACACAGAGAGCTGCTTTGATTGTCCTCATGGAGACAAAGCTCATTCTCGCTACACTTTTGAAGGCTGGACCTCAACTGTCATCCGAGATACACTGGTAAGGACTTTTGAGTGAGCAATGTTACTTGTGTGTGGGTTTATGTGTGAACTGCAGTCTCCCCTGCTGGCCAACTCTGATGCTGTTCATTCTCTCCCTCAGTTCTGTGAGGTGATCACTCTTCCTTGGCTGCAACACCTCTCGGGGAAGGTCATTCAGGTGATGCTTGACTATGTTGACAGAGTTCAGATATGCTCCAAGCTAAGAACAGTACTCCAACAACAGGCATCGTGGTCAGAAATCAATTCGGTCCTGAGTAAGTACTAGGGCTTCTCAACCAAAGTACCGATGGcatcttttttcactttattaagTCACCCATCTCCCTGGTTGAAAATCGATgtgtagaaaaaacaaacaacacaccTAGTAATTGTTTGCTGTTAGCAAAATTTCCCTCTGGTCCCAAAGGTTTATTATTAGGGTGCTCTGAgtaatatttcttctctttctatataaATGATGGTTCAATTCTGGGGTCACAAACATGACTGTGTTGATTCAAAAGGAGTAGAGCACAGAGAGACTGACACGGACAGGTCTCTCCAAATTCAGACTCTTTCCTCCTAGCTGCCGCCTTGTCCTCTCATTCTTCTTGGTGATCTTTAGGATTTAGCATGTAATGAGGTCAGGCCTTTACTGCTAAGTTTTTAAGAAATATGGTTGAAAACCAGTAAAGGCAGGTGTTGCTCTCGGTTGTCATGTGACTTACCAGGCCTCCAGGACTAAATGATGTTTATTTAGAACTGAGTAATTTTTGTATTGTTAGCCCATTCTTATCTTTGCAAACCAAACCTTAAGTTCATCTAAAGATAAAGCAACTGACTCTTTTGGGACAAtttacctttaaaaattttttttttttattttagcaaacCCTCGTTCCCTAAAACATCTTTGTCGTCTGAAGATTCGAAAATGCATGGGACGCTTACGTCTACGCTGCCCTGTCTTCATGTCATTTCTTCCACTACCCAATCGACTGAAAGAATATGTCCTTTTCAGAGAGTATGACCTTTATGGACAAGGACGTTTAACAGGGAGTTGGTAACTGAAATACTTCAGAGCAGAAGATAGTTTTGGAGCGAGTTCCCTTAAAAACAGGAAACTATTTagcctctctcctggttctacagAGCATCTATATGGACATTAACTCTCCCCCTTGCCCAAGCTATTGGGAACCCCACCTGTCTATCCATCT includes:
- the ASB14 gene encoding ankyrin repeat and SOCS box protein 14 isoform X1, translated to MAVKHHSYDMASLLITFGAKVNLQCANKRTALHEAARLGRKDLVDLMLRSGAEPDPQSTYGFTPLALAAQGGHTEVMELLLQKGANVLSQASDASSILLEAAAGGNPDSLTLLLEYGADANVPKTSGHLPIHVAADRGHLLALKILVPVTDLAAIKRSGISPLHCAAAGAHPQCLEFLLRVGFDANFMLDQKIRKHYDDQRKSVLYFAVSNGDISSVKLLLNAGALPNQDPVNCLQIALRMGNYGLVSLLLRHGANVNYVCRVNPLHFPSALQYTLKDEVMLRLLLNYGYDTESCFDCPHGDKAHSRYTFEGWTSTVIRDTLFCEVITLPWLQHLSGKVIQVMLDYVDRVQICSKLRTVLQQQASWSEINSVLTNPRSLKHLCRLKIRKCMGRLRLRCPVFMSFLPLPNRLKEYVLFREYDLYGQGRLTGSW